The stretch of DNA TCTTGCCGCCCAGTGAGATTTCAAAAGCCATTGCGATGATCCTTTCATCAGAGTTGTGCGCATCCTGTCATGCTGCACCTGCGAAAGGAATGGTTCTGCCCGCGTATCGGTTGCGTACACGCCAAAAAAAACGCCAGCACGAAGCTGGCGTTAAGTTATTGAGGCAGGTTTCATACAGGCAAGAAACCTATCGAGCAGTGGCCTTGTTATACGCAAACCCGCCCGAAGAGTCCAAGCTAAAAGTTTGATAATGCGTAAGTGTCCCCGGGCCGCTATTGTTAACAAAACAAGGGCGATCGAGGATTGTTTACGAAATGAGCAGGCATTTTTTCCAAACCGGACCCAGCAAAAACCGCGCCATGTCGGCGATTCTCGCGGGTCTTGTTGGCCTTGCCGCAATGGCACAAGCAGAGCCACAACATGGCATAGCTATGTATGGAGACCCGGCCCTACCACCGGATTTTGTGGCTCTTCCACACGCGAATCCCGATGCGCCGACAGGCGGTGCCATCACCCTCGCCAATACGGGCAGCTTTGATTCGCTCAATCCCTACATCCAGAAAGGCAACGTGCCCTGGCAGCTGCGCTTTCTCACCCACGAAAGCCTGATGGGCCGCAGCCGCAACGAACCCTTCGCGCTCTATGGCCTGCTGGCCGAATCGATTGAGACAGATCCGGACCGGACCTGGGTCGAATTCACGCTGCGCGAGGAGGCGCGTTTTTCCGACGGCAGCCCGGTAACGGTCGAGGATGTCCTGTGGTCGTACGAAACGTTGGGGACCGAGGGGCACGGGCGCTATCGCAGCCTGTGGACACAAATCGAAACACTGGAACAGACCGGCCCGCGCAGCATCAAGTTCACCTTCAACACCGAGAACCGCGAACTCGCCCTGCTCGCCGGAATGCGCCCCATCCTGCAAAAGGCACAGTGGGAGGGGCAGGATTTCGCAGCCGCCACTATCAATGACGTCCCCATCGGATCCGGCCCCTACGTTGTGAGCGACTACGAAAGCGCGCGGTACGTCACCCTGACCCGCAATCCGGACTACTGGGGTACGGACCTTAACTTTCGCCGCGGCACGTTCAATTTCGACGAAATCACCATAGACTTTTACGGCGATGGCGATGTGGTGCTGGAAGCGTTCAAGGCAGGCGAGATTTCGGCCTGGCGCGAGTTCAACGCCGAGACATGGAACAGCGAATACGATTTCCCGCGCGTGCAGTCCGGCGATGTTGTCAAAACCGAGGTGGAGCACCAAAAGCCGTCAGGCATCACCGGCTTCGTGATGAACACCCGCCGCGCGCCCTTTGACGACTGGCGGGTGCGCGAGGCGCTGATCACCGCGTTCAACTTCGAGTACATCAACGACACGCTGACCGGCGGGGCGCAACCGCGCATCACCTCGTACTTCTCGAACTCGCTGCTGGCAATGGAACCGGGTGCCGCCAAGGGGCGCGTGGCCGAACTGCTGGCGCCCTTCAACGGCACGCTGCTGCCCGGGGTGATGGAAGGATACACCCTGCCCGAAAGCGATGGATCGCTGCGCAACCGACAGGGACTGCGCCGCGCCATTGGCCTACTGGAAGAGGCGGGGTGGAGCACGCAAGACGGCAAGATGCGCAATGCCGATGGGCAGGCGATGGCATTTACAATCCTGCTGGACCAGCAACGGACCGAAGACCGCGCTATTGCCAATCTGTACATTCAGGCGCTGGAACAGCTTGGCATCGACGTGAACATCGACCTGGTCGATGGCGCCCAGTTCACCGCGCGCGAGGATTCGTTCGATTTCGACATGACATATTACCGCCGCGCCCTGTCTCTGAGCCCCGGCAACGAACAATGGTTCTACTGGGGCTCCACCGCCGCGGACGAGGAAGGGTCAGCCAACCTCATGGGAGCACAGGACCCGGCAATTGATGCAATGATCACCGCTATGCTGACCGCAACCACCCGCGAAGACAGCATTGCCGCAACACGCGCACTCGACCGGCTGCTGACGGCGGGTCGTTATGTGGTCCCGTTCTGGCAGTTCACCACAGGCCGCATCGCGCATGTGTCAGAGATGAAGCACCCCGACGTGATCCCGATTTATGGCGATGGGCCCGACTGGATGCCCCAGTTCTGGTGGTGGGACGCGAACTAACGGCAAACGGACAGTCAAAATGATCCAGAAACTCTGGGCCGAGGGGCTGGGCACCGCCCTGCTGCTTGTCGGCGTGGTCGGCTCCGGCATCATGGGCGACACATTGGCGGGTGGTAACGTCGGTATTGCACTGCTCGCCAATGCGATTGCCACGGGCTGTATGCTCTATGTGATCATCACGGTTCTGGGGCCGATCTCGGGCGCGCATTTCAACCCGGCGGTGACGCTGGCATTTTGGCTGAGGGGTGAGATCACGGCGCGGCTGGCGCTGCTCTACGTGATGGTGCAGGTGGCGGGCGGCGTGTTGGGGGTCTGGGCCACGCACGCCATGTTTGACCTGCCAATTTTACAGGCATCGACGACGATGCACAGAACCGGACCGGCGCAATGGTGGTCCGAAGGGATCGCCACCTTTGGTCTGCTTTTTGTCATTTTCGGCGGATTGCGCAGCCGTCCGGAGGCGGTGCCAACGCTGGTCGCGCTGTATATTACAGGGGCCTATTGGTTCACCGCCTCGACCAGTTTCGCCAACCCTGCCGTCACCATCGCACGCGGATTTTCTGATACGTTTGCAGGTATTTACCCCGGTCACGCGCCTGCATTCATTGTGATTCAACTGGTGGCTGTGGGTATCGCACACGCGACCTTACGTCGGCTGTTCGCGGTCAAAGGTTGATCTGTCAAGAAAATGCAATATTGTGTGCGCAGTGGTGGATGTCTGGCCCGCTGTGGGAGGCGGAAGCGGACACGCGTTCAGCACATCGGACAAGCCGCAACCTCGGGGGTACGCATGAACTGGAATGATCTGACCCGCAACTGGGCGGAAAACTATTGTGCGCTCCGCCAGGAATTCCCCAAACTCGAACCCAGCGCGATGCCGTTTCTCAAAGCGGATCAAGACCGGTTCGAAAGCTATCTTGCCGCAACGCATGATATGTCTCTGAAAGAGGCGCAAGAGGCGTTTGACGCTTTCCTATCCCGGCACGCCAAAGCGCTGCGCACCGCCTGACACGGTCAGGCGAGCGACGTGACCCACAGGATCAGCGCATCCTCATCACTGACCGACACGACATTGTGGCCCATCGTGGCATCATAATAGGCGCTGTCGCCCCGCCGCATATCGACGGGCTCGTAAAACTCGGTATAGAGACGCGCAACACCGGTCAGCACATACAGGAACTCTTCACCGTCGTGCCGCACCCAACCATCGAATTCGTCCATCGACCGCGCGCGCACCCGGGCGCGGTAGGGCAGCATCTGCTTTTTGGTCAGCGTCTCGGCCAGCAACTCATGCTCATACGTGACCGTGGCCTGCGCGTTGCCCTGCCCCGATTGGGTCACAACCATGCGGCCGTTGATCTGCCCCTTTTCCGGCGGCGTGAACAGCTGCGGCACGCTGATCTCAAGCCCCACGGCCAGCTTCTTGAGCGCCTCATAGGTTGGCGACATTTGCCCGTTTTCGATCTTGGACAGGGTCGAGCGCGCCAAACCGGCCTGGCTGGCCGCCTGCTCCAGCGTCCAGTCGCGCGCCTTGCGCAACTCGCGCACGCGCGCGCCCAGATCAAGCGGTTCCGCGGTCTCGTCCCGGCCTGTCGACCGGGCGATCTGGATCAGGGTTTTGGGGTCTTTGCCTTGCATGGCGACCTCTATAGGACGCGTGGTTCAACCATGCAACGCCGCCCTTGCTAAGCGTTGTCCGCAGCACGCCGCTGCCGCCCTGCCCCAACCCGTTCAACATGGCAGCCCATGTGCTCGCCCACGCCGACGCGATACCGGACAAGATCGCGGTGTCGGTTGTTGACGGGCCGCGTGCCGACACGCTGACCTACGGCGCCCTGAAACGCGCCGTCCTGGGCACCGGCGGAGGATTGCTCGCCACAGGCTGCGCGCCCGGCGACATCGTGCTGTTGCGGCTGGGCAATACAATCGACTTTCCCATCGCCTATCTGGGCGCGCTGGCGGTCGGGCTGGTGCCGGTGCCGACCTCTGCCGCGCTGACCGCACCGGAGGTGGCGCAGATTGTCGCCGATCTGCGGCCCCGTCTGATCCTGCGCGATCCCAACGTCGCCTCCGCCCCGGGCGCGCCGGAAATCGGGCCCGCCACATTGGCCGCCCTGCGCAGCCATCCCCCCGCCGACTGGCACATGGGGGATCCCAACCGTCTGGGATACATCATCTACACCTCCGGCACCTCCGGCCAGCCACGCGCCGTCGCCCACGCCCACCGCGCCATCTGGGCACGCCAGATGATGCACGAGGGCTGGTACGGGCTGCGCCCCGATGACGCGCTGATGCATGCGGGCGCGTTCAACTGGACCTACACGTTGGGCACCGGGCTGATGGACCCGTGGTCCGTCGGGGCAACGGCGCTGATCCCCGCGCCCGGCACGGCACCGGAGGCCCTTGCCAGCCTGATGGCGCAACACGGCGCCACGATTTTTGCAGCAGCCCCAGGTGTTTACCGCCAGATGCTCGCACATGGCGATATGCCGGACCTGCCCCGCCTGCGCCACGGACTCAGCGCCGGGGAAAAGCTGCCGGACAACACGCTGACCACCTGGCGCAGCGCCACCGGCACCGACATCTTCGAAGCCTACGGGATGTCGGAATGCTCCACCTTCATCTCCTCCAGCCCCGCGCATCCCGCCAAACCCGGCGCGCTCGGGCAACCGCAAGCGGGGCGGCATATCGCCATTCTCTCCGATGGCGCACCCACGCGGCGTGGCACCGCGGGCACCATCGTCGTCCATCGCTCGGACCCCGGGCTGATGCGGGAATACCTGAACGCGCCCGAAGACACCGCCGCCCGGTTCAGGGGCGACTGGTTCCTCACCGGCGACATGGGCGTCATGGATGACGACGGGCAGATCACCTACTTGGGACGCGACGACGACATGATGAACGCAGGCGGCTACCGCGTCTCTCCGATCGAGGTTGAGGCAGCACTCGCCGACGCCCCCGGTATCACGGGGGTTGGCGCCACGCAGATTGAGGTTAAGACCGGCGTTTTCATCATCGCGGCCTTCTACACGGCGGCGGCCCCACTGGACGCGGACGGCTTGCGTGCCTATGTCGAGCCGAAGTTGGCGCGGTACAAACAACCCCGCGCCTATGTTCACGTGCCGGTGCTGCCCACGGGCGCAAATGGCAAGCTGGTCCGGCGGCGTCTGCCCCTGTTCTGGCCCAAACAAACGAAAGCCTGACGATGCCAGACCCCATCAAACTCGACATCATGTCCGATCCGATCTGCCCCTGGTGCTATATCGGCAAGGCGCATCTGGACCGCGCGCTTGAGGCGAACCCGGACCACCCGTTTGTGATCGAATGGCACCCCTTTCAGTTGAACCCCGACATGCCGGAAGAAGGGATGGACCGTCGCGCCTATCTCGAAGGCAAGTTCGGCGGTAAGGACGGGGCCGTGAGCGCCTATGCGCCCGTTGTCGAAAACGCCGAAAAGGCCGGGCTCAAGATCGACTTCGAAGGGATGCAACGCACCCCCAACACGATGGACGCGCACCGGCTGATCCACTGGGCAGGGATCGAGGGCAAGCAAACGGCAGCCGTGTCCGCGCTTTTCAAAGCCTATTTCGTCGATGCGCGCGACATCGGCGATCACGAGGTGCTGGCGGATATCGCAGACAGCATCGCCATGGATGCAAGCGTGGTCCTGCGCCTACTCACCTCTGACGCAGACAAAGAGGATATCGCCGCCCGTGACGCCCATAGCCGTCAGATGGGAATCAGCTCTGTCCCGACCTTCATTGTCGCAAATCAACACGCCGTGCCGGGCGCCCAACCGCCCGAGCTTTGGTCAAAGGTCATCCAAGAGCTGCGGCAGGGCGCAGCCTGAGCCACACAAACGATCACAATTTAACCAATTGGTCGGATTTCAACCTTAAGTCGTTGCCAATCCCAATCCGCAACGGCAATGTGCTGCGCAATAGCGTCACATTAGCCGAGCAAAGCCAAGTACACCTTGACCAAACCAGAGGGACAAAGACTGGGCAAGCCAGAGTTCATCGCCCTCATGGCGATGATGTTTGCGACCATTGCGTTTTCTATCGATGCAATGCTGCCGGCCCTGCCTGCAATAGCGAACGACATCGCACCCGGCGGTGTGGCGCAAGCTGCGCTCGTCATGACTTTCTTCGTGATCGGAATGGGCGCTGGCACCTTTTTCACCGGACCACTGTCGGACGCCATCGGACGCAAGCCCGTCGTCTATCTGGGCCTCGCCGTCTATGCGCTGGGGGCCGTGCTCAGCTGGTTGGCGCCCACGCTCGAATTGATGCTCGCCGCGCGGGTGCTGCAGGGTCTGGGCGCGGCCGGTCCGCGCGTGGTGTCTGCTGCGATCATCCGCGACCTGTATTCCGGACGGGCGATGGCCAGCATCCTGTCGCTGACCATGATGGTGTTCCTGCTGGTGCCCGCCATCGCACCGCTTCTGGGCAAGATCATCATGGACGCTGCGGGATGGCGTGCCATTTTCCCGTCTTTCCTGATCTTTGCGCTGGTCCTGCTGGTGTGGTTCGGCGCCCGCGTGTCCGAAACCCTGCCAAGGGAGCACCGCCGCCCCCTGCGCTGGCCACTGATGGTGGACGCCGTGCGCCAGATGTTCGGCAACCGCACAGTCCGCCTGTCGATCTATGTGCAAACCCTGATGTTGACGATCCTGTTCTCCATCCTGACCATGGTGCAACCGATCTTCGAAGTCTCCTTTGACCGGGCAGAGACGTTCCCCATGTGGTTCGGCGCCATTGCGCTGGCCTCGGGCGTATCCAGCCTGCTGAACGCGGCCATCGTCGGCCGCTTCGGCATGCGAAGACTGGTCACATGGGCGCTGACGGCACAGGTGGTGATCTCGACCGTGTTCGTCATGTGGATGGTCACGGACATGCCGGGGCTCTTCTGGTTCTACATCTTCTGGCAGTGGGGTGTGATGTTCCAGGGTGGGCTTACGGTCGCAAATCTCAACGCCATCGCGATGGAGCCGATGGGCCACATCGCGGGCATGGCCGCATCGGTCATAGGCGCCGTGTCCACCGTGCTCGCCGCAGCGTTCGCCTCCCCCATCGGGCTTCTGTTCGACGGCACGCCTATGGCGCTGGTCGCGACGGTTCTGATCGCCTGCATCATCGCATCCGTGCTGATGCAGCAGATGCGCCGGGCGGAAGAGGCAGTCGCCTAAACCGCCTTGGCCTTCTTCTTCTGCGCCACGACCTTCTCTGCCAGATCGCGCGCAATGGCAAAGGCGCCCTTGATCTTGTCGCTGTCCTTGGCCCAATCCCGGCGCACGACGATCTTGTTGTCCTTGACCTTGGCCATACCGCGCTGGTCCTGAATGAACTCGACCAGCCCCTGGGGCGAGGCGAACTTGTCGTTATGGAACTGGATCGTCGCGCCCTTCGGCCCGCCATCCAACTTCGCGATGCCCGCCCGCTTGCACATCGCCTTGATGCGCACGACCAGCATCAGGGTGTTCACCTCCTTGGGCAGTTTGCCGAACCGGTCGATCAACTCGGCGGCAAAGCCCTCAAGCTCAACCTTGGTGGTCAGGTCCGACAAGCGCCGGTAAAGCCCCAGACGGACATCCAGGTCAGGGACGTAGGCTTCGGGGATCAGCACCGGTACGCCCAGATTGATTTGGGGCGCCCATTGCCCGTCATCGTCGGCCAGGCCCTCCATCTCGCCCGCCTTGATCTTGCCAATCGCCTCTTCCAGCATGGATTGGTACAGCTCAAAGCCCACGTCGCGCATCTGGCCCGACTGCTCTTCACCCAGCAGGTTCCCGGCCCCGCGAATATCAAGGTCCTGAGAGGCCAGCGTAAACCCGGCCCCAAGCGTATCAAGCGAGCCCAGCACGCGCAGCCGCTTCTCTGCCGTGGCCGTCAGCTTGGTGCGCGGCTTCGTGGTTAGATAAGCATAGGCCCGCGTCTTCGACCGCCCCACACGGCCCCGGATCTGGTACAGTTGCGCCAGACCGAACATGTCCGCCCGGTGCACCACCATCGTGTTGGCCGTGGGGATATCCAGACCGCTCTCCACAATCGTCGTCGCCAGCAGCACATCGAACTTGCCGTCGTAGAACGCATTCATGCGGTCATCCAACTCGCCCGCCGCCATCTGCCCATGGGCGACAACGTAATTCAGTTCCGGCAGCTGTTCCTTCAGAAACGCCTCGATCTCCGGCAGATCACTGATGCGTGGCACAACGTAAAACGACTGCCCGCCCCGGTAATGCTCGCGCAGCAGCGCCTCGCGAATGGTCACGGCGTCGAACTCGGACACGTAAGTGCGGATCGCCAACCGGTCGACCGGCGGCGTCCCGATGATCGACAGATCGCGCACGCCTGTCAGGCTCAATTGCAAGGTGCGCGGAATGGGCGTCGCCGTCAGCGTCAGCACATGCACATCCGACCGCATCTGCTTCAGCCGCTCCTTGTGCCCCACCCCGAATTTCTGTTCCTCATCAATGACGAGCAGGCCCAGGTTCTGAAACCGCACCCCCTTGGCCAGCAGCGCATGCGTGCCCACCACGATATCCGCCGTGCCCTTCGACATCCCATCGCGCGTGGCAGCGGCATCCTTGGCGCTGACAAAACGGCTCAACTGCCGCACCTCGATTGGAAAACCCCGAAACCGCTCCGCAAAGCTTTTGTAGTGCTGCCGCGCCAACAGCGTCGTGGGCGCGATCACCGCAACCTGCACACCTGACATCGCCGCGACAAAGGCCGCGCGCATCGCGACCTCGGTCTTGCCAAAGCCAACGTCGCCACAGATCAGCCGGTCCATCGGCTGGCCCGCGGTCAGATCGTCCATCACGGCAGCGATGGCGTTCAGTTGATCATCCGTCTCCTGATAGGGAAAGCGCGCCGAAAACGCGTCCCACATCCCCGGCGGAGGCTCCAGAATGGGCGCCTTGCGCAGCGCGCGCTCGGCGGCAATGCGAATGAGCCGATCCGCCATCTCGCGAATGCGCTCTTTCAGCTTCGCCTTCTTGGCCTGCCACGCGCCGCCGCCCAGGCGGTCCAGCAACCCCTCCTCATGCCCGTACCTGGACAACAACTCGATATTCTCGACCGGCAAATAAAGCTTCGAGCGTTCCGCATATTCCAGCAGCAGGCACTCATGCGCCGCCCCAGCGGCGGTAACGACCTCCATCCCCTGATAGCGGCCAATGCCGTGATCGACATGCACGACCAGATCCCCCGGCGACAGCGACTGCGTCTCGGTCAGAAAGTTCTCCGCCCGCCGCTTCTTCTTCGGCTGCCGAATGAGGCGATCACCCAGCACATCCTGCTCCGAGATCACAGTCAGGCCGGGCGCCTCGAACCCATGCTCCAGCGCCCAGACTGCCAGGTGCAGACCCCGCTTGCCGACGCGCGTGGCATTCGGAATGGGAACGACCTCCGCCAGCCCCTCATCCTCGATCAGTCCGGTCAGGCGTTCGCGCGCACCCTCGGAATAGCTCGCGATAACAACCGGTCCATCCGCCATCTTCGCCTTAACATGGCTCGCCAAGGCCCCGAAAAGGCTGATGGATTCCTGTTGTCGCTCGGGCGAAAAGTTGCGCCCGATCCGTCCACCCGCATCCGTGACGCCGGGGCCCGTCGCCTGCGGCAACTGCGCAAAGGACAACACGCGAAAGCCCTCAACCGCCGCCTCCCACGCCGCATCGTCCAGATACAGCCCGGCCGGGGCCGCAGGCTTGTAGACCGAGTCCATCTTTGACCGGTTCTGCATCGCCATCCGCCGCGTCTCGTACTGGTCCTCGATGCTCTCCCACCGCGCCAACCGCGATGGTGTGACCTGATCATCCAGCGTAATGGTCGCGCCGGGCAGGTAGTCAAACAGCGTATCAAGCCCATCATGGAACAGCGGCAGCCAATGCTCCGCCCCCTGATGCTTGCGCCCCGCACTTACCGCCTCATACAGCGGATCGTCAGTGCCCGCCGCCCCAAACTCCAGGCGGTAATTCTGCCGAAACCGCGTCACCGCCGCCTCATCCAGGATCACCTCGGACACCGGCGCCAGTTCGATCACATCCAGCTTTTCCGTCGTCCGCTGCGTCGCCGGGTCAAAGCGGCGCGCACCGTCCAGCACATCGCCAAACAGATCCAGACGCACAGGGCCCAGATCACCCGGTGGGTAAATATCAATGATCCCCCCGCGAATGGCATAATCGCCCGGTTCTATCACCGTCGGGCTCTGCACAAAGCCCATACGGACAAGGAAATTCCGCAGCGCACCCTCGTCCACCCGGCTGCCGACAGTGGCCGAAAACGCCGCCTCGCGCAGCAGATCCCGCGCAGGCACCCGCTGTGTCGCCGCATTCAGCGTGGTCAGCAGGATGAACCGCTCCGGCATCCCATGCACCAACGCGGCCAAGGTCGCCATCCGCTGGGCCGAAATATCAGCGTTCGGAGATACGCGGTCGTATGG from Tateyamaria omphalii encodes:
- a CDS encoding helix-turn-helix domain-containing protein, which gives rise to MQGKDPKTLIQIARSTGRDETAEPLDLGARVRELRKARDWTLEQAASQAGLARSTLSKIENGQMSPTYEALKKLAVGLEISVPQLFTPPEKGQINGRMVVTQSGQGNAQATVTYEHELLAETLTKKQMLPYRARVRARSMDEFDGWVRHDGEEFLYVLTGVARLYTEFYEPVDMRRGDSAYYDATMGHNVVSVSDEDALILWVTSLA
- a CDS encoding extracellular solute-binding protein; the encoded protein is MSAILAGLVGLAAMAQAEPQHGIAMYGDPALPPDFVALPHANPDAPTGGAITLANTGSFDSLNPYIQKGNVPWQLRFLTHESLMGRSRNEPFALYGLLAESIETDPDRTWVEFTLREEARFSDGSPVTVEDVLWSYETLGTEGHGRYRSLWTQIETLEQTGPRSIKFTFNTENRELALLAGMRPILQKAQWEGQDFAAATINDVPIGSGPYVVSDYESARYVTLTRNPDYWGTDLNFRRGTFNFDEITIDFYGDGDVVLEAFKAGEISAWREFNAETWNSEYDFPRVQSGDVVKTEVEHQKPSGITGFVMNTRRAPFDDWRVREALITAFNFEYINDTLTGGAQPRITSYFSNSLLAMEPGAAKGRVAELLAPFNGTLLPGVMEGYTLPESDGSLRNRQGLRRAIGLLEEAGWSTQDGKMRNADGQAMAFTILLDQQRTEDRAIANLYIQALEQLGIDVNIDLVDGAQFTAREDSFDFDMTYYRRALSLSPGNEQWFYWGSTAADEEGSANLMGAQDPAIDAMITAMLTATTREDSIAATRALDRLLTAGRYVVPFWQFTTGRIAHVSEMKHPDVIPIYGDGPDWMPQFWWWDAN
- a CDS encoding class I adenylate-forming enzyme family protein, whose product is MLSVVRSTPLPPCPNPFNMAAHVLAHADAIPDKIAVSVVDGPRADTLTYGALKRAVLGTGGGLLATGCAPGDIVLLRLGNTIDFPIAYLGALAVGLVPVPTSAALTAPEVAQIVADLRPRLILRDPNVASAPGAPEIGPATLAALRSHPPADWHMGDPNRLGYIIYTSGTSGQPRAVAHAHRAIWARQMMHEGWYGLRPDDALMHAGAFNWTYTLGTGLMDPWSVGATALIPAPGTAPEALASLMAQHGATIFAAAPGVYRQMLAHGDMPDLPRLRHGLSAGEKLPDNTLTTWRSATGTDIFEAYGMSECSTFISSSPAHPAKPGALGQPQAGRHIAILSDGAPTRRGTAGTIVVHRSDPGLMREYLNAPEDTAARFRGDWFLTGDMGVMDDDGQITYLGRDDDMMNAGGYRVSPIEVEAALADAPGITGVGATQIEVKTGVFIIAAFYTAAAPLDADGLRAYVEPKLARYKQPRAYVHVPVLPTGANGKLVRRRLPLFWPKQTKA
- a CDS encoding DsbA family oxidoreductase encodes the protein MPDPIKLDIMSDPICPWCYIGKAHLDRALEANPDHPFVIEWHPFQLNPDMPEEGMDRRAYLEGKFGGKDGAVSAYAPVVENAEKAGLKIDFEGMQRTPNTMDAHRLIHWAGIEGKQTAAVSALFKAYFVDARDIGDHEVLADIADSIAMDASVVLRLLTSDADKEDIAARDAHSRQMGISSVPTFIVANQHAVPGAQPPELWSKVIQELRQGAA
- a CDS encoding aquaporin, giving the protein MIQKLWAEGLGTALLLVGVVGSGIMGDTLAGGNVGIALLANAIATGCMLYVIITVLGPISGAHFNPAVTLAFWLRGEITARLALLYVMVQVAGGVLGVWATHAMFDLPILQASTTMHRTGPAQWWSEGIATFGLLFVIFGGLRSRPEAVPTLVALYITGAYWFTASTSFANPAVTIARGFSDTFAGIYPGHAPAFIVIQLVAVGIAHATLRRLFAVKG
- the mfd gene encoding transcription-repair coupling factor, which translates into the protein MPNAQHITVSGAPEGFDARLILDEVAKGGPVCHVARDDKRLAAMQAALRFFVPDMPVLVFPGWDCLPYDRVSPNADISAQRMATLAALVHGMPERFILLTTLNAATQRVPARDLLREAAFSATVGSRVDEGALRNFLVRMGFVQSPTVIEPGDYAIRGGIIDIYPPGDLGPVRLDLFGDVLDGARRFDPATQRTTEKLDVIELAPVSEVILDEAAVTRFRQNYRLEFGAAGTDDPLYEAVSAGRKHQGAEHWLPLFHDGLDTLFDYLPGATITLDDQVTPSRLARWESIEDQYETRRMAMQNRSKMDSVYKPAAPAGLYLDDAAWEAAVEGFRVLSFAQLPQATGPGVTDAGGRIGRNFSPERQQESISLFGALASHVKAKMADGPVVIASYSEGARERLTGLIEDEGLAEVVPIPNATRVGKRGLHLAVWALEHGFEAPGLTVISEQDVLGDRLIRQPKKKRRAENFLTETQSLSPGDLVVHVDHGIGRYQGMEVVTAAGAAHECLLLEYAERSKLYLPVENIELLSRYGHEEGLLDRLGGGAWQAKKAKLKERIREMADRLIRIAAERALRKAPILEPPPGMWDAFSARFPYQETDDQLNAIAAVMDDLTAGQPMDRLICGDVGFGKTEVAMRAAFVAAMSGVQVAVIAPTTLLARQHYKSFAERFRGFPIEVRQLSRFVSAKDAAATRDGMSKGTADIVVGTHALLAKGVRFQNLGLLVIDEEQKFGVGHKERLKQMRSDVHVLTLTATPIPRTLQLSLTGVRDLSIIGTPPVDRLAIRTYVSEFDAVTIREALLREHYRGGQSFYVVPRISDLPEIEAFLKEQLPELNYVVAHGQMAAGELDDRMNAFYDGKFDVLLATTIVESGLDIPTANTMVVHRADMFGLAQLYQIRGRVGRSKTRAYAYLTTKPRTKLTATAEKRLRVLGSLDTLGAGFTLASQDLDIRGAGNLLGEEQSGQMRDVGFELYQSMLEEAIGKIKAGEMEGLADDDGQWAPQINLGVPVLIPEAYVPDLDVRLGLYRRLSDLTTKVELEGFAAELIDRFGKLPKEVNTLMLVVRIKAMCKRAGIAKLDGGPKGATIQFHNDKFASPQGLVEFIQDQRGMAKVKDNKIVVRRDWAKDSDKIKGAFAIARDLAEKVVAQKKKAKAV
- a CDS encoding multidrug effflux MFS transporter; the protein is MTKPEGQRLGKPEFIALMAMMFATIAFSIDAMLPALPAIANDIAPGGVAQAALVMTFFVIGMGAGTFFTGPLSDAIGRKPVVYLGLAVYALGAVLSWLAPTLELMLAARVLQGLGAAGPRVVSAAIIRDLYSGRAMASILSLTMMVFLLVPAIAPLLGKIIMDAAGWRAIFPSFLIFALVLLVWFGARVSETLPREHRRPLRWPLMVDAVRQMFGNRTVRLSIYVQTLMLTILFSILTMVQPIFEVSFDRAETFPMWFGAIALASGVSSLLNAAIVGRFGMRRLVTWALTAQVVISTVFVMWMVTDMPGLFWFYIFWQWGVMFQGGLTVANLNAIAMEPMGHIAGMAASVIGAVSTVLAAAFASPIGLLFDGTPMALVATVLIACIIASVLMQQMRRAEEAVA